A region of Pseudomonas putida DNA encodes the following proteins:
- a CDS encoding glycosyltransferase family 4 protein has translation MLIVHIADITMFYAPASGGVRTYLDAKHRRLDAIHGVRHSLLIPGASAQHTDGIYQVPAPPLPFGNGYRFPVRLAPWCNVLRSLKPDLIEVGDPYLTAWAALEARRQLDVPVIGFYHSDLPLLVSNRMGNWFTPNVEAYVSKLYGNFDRVLAPSQVMADKLRRLGVRDVHVQRLGVDLATFNPDHRDPHLRAELGIADTSRLLIYAGRGSREKNLPVLLDCMQHLGRPYHLLLVGSNMPVNVPQNVSVIDHFCPPQEVARLMASADLLVHAGDQETFGLVILEAMASATPVVAVRAGAFGEIVNEQCGRLCQANDGPAMAQAVRQVFEEGVRALGTQARRHVEQHYSWDNVVAGLLQHYQAVLGHQPRVRAHG, from the coding sequence ATGCTGATCGTGCACATCGCCGACATCACCATGTTCTACGCCCCGGCAAGCGGTGGCGTACGTACCTATCTTGATGCCAAACACCGCCGCCTCGATGCCATCCACGGCGTGCGCCACAGCCTGCTGATCCCCGGCGCCAGCGCGCAACACACCGATGGCATCTACCAGGTGCCCGCGCCTCCCCTGCCCTTCGGCAACGGCTACCGCTTCCCGGTACGCCTGGCGCCCTGGTGCAATGTGCTGCGCAGCCTCAAACCCGACCTGATCGAAGTCGGCGACCCCTACCTGACCGCCTGGGCTGCCCTGGAGGCACGCCGCCAGCTCGACGTACCGGTCATCGGCTTCTACCACTCCGACCTGCCGCTATTGGTCAGCAACCGCATGGGCAACTGGTTCACGCCCAATGTCGAGGCCTATGTCAGCAAGCTGTACGGCAACTTCGACCGGGTCCTGGCGCCCAGCCAGGTAATGGCCGACAAACTGCGCCGCCTGGGCGTGCGCGATGTGCATGTGCAGCGCCTGGGGGTGGACCTGGCCACCTTCAACCCCGACCACCGCGACCCGCACCTGCGTGCCGAACTCGGGATTGCCGACACCAGCCGCCTGCTGATCTACGCCGGCCGGGGCTCGCGGGAGAAGAACCTGCCGGTGCTGCTCGACTGCATGCAGCACCTGGGCCGCCCCTACCACCTGCTGCTGGTCGGCTCCAACATGCCGGTGAACGTGCCACAGAACGTCAGCGTGATCGACCACTTCTGCCCGCCGCAGGAAGTCGCCAGGCTGATGGCCAGTGCCGACCTGCTGGTGCACGCCGGCGACCAGGAAACCTTTGGCCTGGTCATCCTCGAAGCGATGGCCAGCGCCACGCCGGTAGTGGCTGTGCGCGCCGGCGCCTTTGGCGAGATCGTCAACGAACAGTGCGGGCGCCTGTGCCAGGCCAATGACGGGCCGGCCATGGCGCAGGCCGTGCGCCAGGTGTTCGAAGAAGGCGTGCGCGCGCTCGGCACCCAGGCCCGCCGCCATGTCGAGCAACACTACTCATGGGACAACGTGGTCGCCGGCTTGCTTCAGCATTACCAGGCCGTACTCGGCCACCAACCGCGGGTGCGCGCCCATGGCTGA